From Deltaproteobacteria bacterium:
TGAAAATATCGTCGGCAAATTATGACGGGATGCCCGACCGCCTTGTACTTCTCACTGATGGGAAGCTGGCGTTCATAGAACTGAAAGCCCCTGGCAAAAAGCTGCGTCCTTTGCAGGAAAAGCGAAAAAGACAGTTAGAGGCACTTGGCTTTTTAGTATTTTGTATTGACGGCATAGACCAGATTGGAGGGATACTCGATGAAATACGATCCACATGACTATCAGACCTACGCCACAAATTTTATTCTTGAGCATCCCATTGCGGCAATCCTGCTGGATATGGGTCTTGGCAAAAGTGTCATTACTCTCACCGCCGTAAATGACCTGCTGTTCGACAGCTTTGAAATACACAAGGTTCTCGTCGTGGCTCCTTTACGGGTAGCGCGTGATACATGGCCTGCGGAACTTGAAAAATGGGAGCATCTGCACGGACTTGTTTATTCCATAGCAGTCGGAAGCGAGGTTCAGCGCAAGGCAGCTTTGATG
This genomic window contains:
- a CDS encoding VRR-NUC domain-containing protein: MREKTIEEKLVKAVKSMGGIALKISSANYDGMPDRLVLLTDGKLAFIELKAPGKKLRPLQEKRKRQLEALGFLVFCIDGIDQIGGILDEIRST
- a CDS encoding ATP-dependent helicase; the encoded protein is MKYDPHDYQTYATNFILEHPIAAILLDMGLGKSVITLTAVNDLLFDSFEIHKVLVVAPLRVARDTWPAELEKWEHLHGLVYSIAVGSEVQRKAALMQKADIYIINRENIEWLVEKSGLPFDYDMLVVDELSSFKSYQAKRFRSLSSVRPKVNRVVGLTGTPSSNGLMDLWAEFRLLDMGKRLGR